A region from the Silene latifolia isolate original U9 population chromosome 7, ASM4854445v1, whole genome shotgun sequence genome encodes:
- the LOC141590238 gene encoding uncharacterized protein LOC141590238 → MSPVQVEVAVGVDGGDGAVCGVSSGMVVVVVLTVGVVFVVLVLVVSWFWISGSFTCRAEFDGYCEGELIKVTLSGNQQPVRTEITEAAMKLGAEKVSLLVTEAYKDAHQKSVLAMKERMSNLAQSLGMPPGLSDGMNYTFFHENCNLYENWRPTPRFRKQ, encoded by the exons ATGTCACCGGTACAGGTTGAAGTAGCTGTCGGGGTTGATGGCGGGGACGGGGCTGTTTGTGGGGTTAGTTCAGGgatggtggtggtcgtggtgctAACAGTAGGTGTGGTGTTTGtagtgttggtgttggtggttaG CTGGTTCTGGATTTCTGGGTCTTTCACTTGCAGGGCAGAATTTGACGGATATTGTGAAGGTGAGCTCATTAAG GTTACTCTTTCTGGTAATCAACAACCTGTCCGGACCGAGATAACTGAAGCTGCAATGAAATTAGGAGCCGAG AAAGTGTCTCTTTTAGTCACAGAAGCGTACAAAGATGCACATCAGAAGAGTGTGCTG GCCATGAAGGAAAGAATGAGCAATCTTGCGCAAAGTTTAGGGATGCCACCAGGGCTTAGTGATGGTATGAATTATACATTCTTTCATGAGAATTGTAATTTGTATGAGAATTGGAGACCGACTCCAAGATTTAGAAAACAATAA